A section of the Gloeobacter violaceus PCC 7421 genome encodes:
- the atpC gene encoding ATP synthase F1 subunit epsilon: MALQIKIVAPNKVVFDDQVDEVVLPSVSGQLGILTNHAPLITGLSNGVMRVRKQGTFIPIAVLTGVAEVDNNEVSVVAMAAELGSGIDVDRARAALARAEQTLATSQNKTELLQAQTALERANARLRAAGAL; this comes from the coding sequence ATGGCTTTGCAGATTAAGATTGTCGCTCCCAACAAAGTCGTCTTCGACGACCAGGTCGATGAGGTGGTGTTGCCCAGCGTCAGCGGCCAGCTGGGTATCCTCACCAACCACGCCCCGCTGATCACCGGCCTCAGCAACGGCGTGATGCGGGTGCGCAAGCAGGGCACATTCATCCCGATCGCCGTGCTCACGGGCGTGGCCGAAGTCGACAACAACGAAGTCAGCGTCGTGGCGATGGCCGCCGAACTCGGCAGCGGCATCGACGTGGATCGCGCCCGCGCCGCCCTTGCCCGCGCCGAGCAGACCCTTGCCACCAGCCAGAACAAAACCGAACTGCTGCAGGCACAGACCGCCCTGGAGCGCGCCAACGCTCGCCTGCGCGCCGCGGGCGCCCTCTAA
- a CDS encoding AAA family ATPase, which produces MAGYFIPDRFRDRIILHIAKNYAALPKVQTPLILGIHGPKGEGKSFMVDRVLQELQANVIVISSSELESPDAGEPGRLIRLRYREAAELVKVRGRVAAIVIHDIDAGAGFWSATTQYTVNTQLVNAALMAIADNPTNVQLPGSYDPTPLPRIPFVVTGNDFSKLYAPLVRDGRMSKFSWEPTFAEKSEIVAHLFAEDGAALGRYDLERLIQRFGAQPVDFFAAIRSRAYDDMLLQQVKAWGLENVSRNLVNHGGQPPRFEAVRLDLDRCLRWGEQIMSDQQAIESGLVEAYTRR; this is translated from the coding sequence ATGGCCGGCTATTTCATCCCGGATCGTTTTCGCGACCGGATTATTTTGCACATCGCCAAAAACTACGCGGCGCTGCCGAAGGTGCAGACGCCTTTGATATTGGGCATCCACGGCCCGAAGGGCGAGGGCAAGTCCTTCATGGTCGACCGGGTGCTGCAGGAGTTGCAGGCGAACGTGATCGTCATCTCCTCCTCGGAGCTTGAAAGCCCGGATGCGGGGGAACCGGGGCGGCTCATCCGCCTGCGCTACCGGGAGGCGGCGGAATTGGTGAAGGTGCGCGGGCGGGTGGCGGCCATCGTCATCCACGACATCGACGCGGGCGCGGGTTTCTGGAGCGCGACCACCCAGTACACGGTCAATACCCAACTGGTCAACGCCGCTTTGATGGCGATCGCCGACAACCCGACCAACGTGCAACTGCCGGGCAGTTACGACCCGACGCCGCTGCCGCGCATCCCGTTTGTGGTTACGGGCAACGATTTTTCGAAGCTCTACGCACCGCTGGTGCGCGACGGGCGGATGAGCAAATTCTCGTGGGAACCCACCTTCGCCGAAAAGTCCGAGATCGTGGCACACCTGTTTGCCGAGGACGGCGCCGCCCTCGGCCGCTACGACCTGGAGCGGCTGATTCAGCGCTTCGGCGCTCAGCCGGTCGATTTTTTTGCCGCCATCCGCTCGCGCGCCTACGACGACATGCTGCTCCAGCAGGTCAAAGCCTGGGGACTGGAGAACGTCAGCCGCAATCTGGTCAACCATGGCGGTCAGCCGCCCCGCTTCGAGGCGGTCCGCCTCGATCTCGATCGCTGCTTGCGCTGGGGTGAGCAGATCATGAGCGACCAGCAGGCGATCGAGAGCGGATTGGTCGAAGCGTATACGCGCCGCTAG
- a CDS encoding fibrillin-like protein: MEHAPSKQPSGSDALKATLLRQVVRPQPSLLDLQPLIAGLQQSWQPPSTGEALAVILDGLWQLRYTTANALSRLGLDDLPGVERRRTYQFVDAANSRLFNLAEVELAGGLARGTILVRAALRLGEVPRVHVHFERSALIWGGIDEFGTAEGAIRRLDAGEGVGVRFDVRSEGSVDTLYIDTDLRIALGNRGTIFILTRP, from the coding sequence GTGGAACATGCACCAAGCAAGCAGCCGTCCGGCAGCGACGCGCTCAAAGCGACATTGCTCAGGCAGGTCGTCAGGCCGCAACCGAGCCTGCTCGATCTGCAGCCGTTGATCGCCGGATTGCAGCAAAGCTGGCAGCCGCCCTCCACGGGCGAAGCTTTGGCCGTCATTCTCGACGGCCTCTGGCAGCTGCGCTACACCACCGCCAATGCCCTTTCCAGGCTCGGTCTGGACGATCTGCCGGGGGTGGAGCGCCGCCGCACCTATCAGTTTGTCGATGCTGCCAATAGCCGCCTGTTCAACCTGGCGGAGGTGGAACTGGCCGGGGGGCTCGCGCGGGGCACGATCCTGGTGCGTGCCGCTTTGCGCCTGGGCGAAGTGCCCCGGGTGCACGTGCATTTCGAGCGCTCTGCACTGATCTGGGGCGGCATCGACGAATTTGGCACCGCCGAGGGGGCTATCCGGCGCCTGGATGCGGGTGAAGGTGTGGGGGTGCGCTTCGATGTTCGCAGCGAAGGAAGCGTCGATACGCTCTACATCGACACCGACTTGCGCATCGCCCTCGGCAATCGCGGCACGATTTTTATTCTGACCCGCCCCTAG
- a CDS encoding HEAT repeat domain-containing protein has protein sequence MADVKRIEALASLLANSGRVGQVRAALELVDVGGPQAEQALLSALSNGDEHSRATTVMALAKLKSQAAVGRLEQMLKGNAFGFGKDSSAEVRQSCAFALGELANRKSVKALEIAAGRDEDTMVRAECESTLERLGAPVR, from the coding sequence ATGGCAGACGTAAAACGGATTGAAGCCCTGGCTTCGCTACTGGCCAACAGTGGCCGCGTCGGTCAGGTCCGCGCCGCTCTCGAACTGGTCGACGTCGGGGGTCCGCAGGCCGAACAAGCCCTACTGTCCGCCCTCAGCAACGGCGACGAGCATTCCCGGGCAACCACGGTGATGGCACTGGCCAAGCTCAAGTCCCAGGCCGCGGTGGGGCGTCTTGAGCAGATGCTCAAGGGCAACGCCTTCGGCTTCGGCAAAGATTCATCCGCCGAGGTCCGCCAGTCCTGCGCCTTTGCTTTGGGTGAACTGGCCAACCGCAAGTCCGTCAAAGCGCTCGAAATCGCCGCCGGCCGCGACGAAGACACCATGGTGCGCGCCGAGTGCGAATCGACCCTGGAGCGCCTCGGGGCCCCTGTCCGCTAG
- a CDS encoding DUF5340 domain-containing protein, whose protein sequence is MMQIPVPAHIHYETLLRVLERQTAAAVIQVDHASLEELQELMRTLRKALSQQKHLEERWERQGLHLDPRWSYEQP, encoded by the coding sequence ATGATGCAGATTCCTGTACCCGCCCATATCCACTACGAGACCCTCCTGCGCGTCCTGGAGCGACAGACCGCCGCCGCAGTGATCCAGGTCGATCACGCCAGTCTGGAGGAATTGCAGGAACTGATGCGCACCCTGCGCAAGGCGCTCTCTCAGCAAAAGCATCTGGAGGAGCGCTGGGAGCGGCAAGGTCTCCATCTCGATCCGCGCTGGTCCTACGAACAGCCCTGA
- the dpsA gene encoding DNA starvation/stationary phase protection protein DpsA, whose product MVALRHQLRQAFGQLQDNAVGLERSITEPVTEGLNHLLASFYTLYHQYQKHHWVVEGTEFGQLHETFDDYAGETRGYAEDLGERIDGLGAVPVSRPARLQEMSCFQPEDDGVFDCRTMLVNDLGAEQSIIKLLRQQIAAAGSLGDYGTEHYLKEVLLKTEERAFHLAHYLADDSLVLDLDLPTNGSR is encoded by the coding sequence ATGGTTGCTCTTCGCCATCAATTACGCCAGGCTTTCGGCCAACTGCAGGACAACGCCGTCGGTCTCGAGCGCAGCATTACCGAGCCTGTCACCGAGGGGCTCAATCACCTGCTGGCCAGCTTCTACACGCTCTATCACCAGTACCAGAAACACCACTGGGTCGTCGAAGGCACCGAATTCGGCCAGCTGCACGAAACCTTCGACGACTACGCCGGTGAGACCCGCGGCTACGCCGAGGACTTGGGCGAACGCATCGACGGGCTTGGAGCGGTACCCGTGAGCCGTCCCGCCCGGTTGCAGGAGATGTCCTGCTTCCAGCCCGAGGACGACGGCGTGTTCGACTGCCGCACGATGCTGGTCAACGACCTGGGTGCCGAGCAGTCGATCATCAAGCTGCTGCGCCAGCAGATTGCCGCGGCAGGCAGCCTCGGCGACTACGGCACCGAGCACTACCTCAAGGAAGTACTGCTCAAGACCGAGGAGCGGGCCTTCCACCTGGCCCATTACCTGGCCGACGACAGCCTGGTGCTCGATCTCGACCTGCCCACCAACGGCAGCCGCTAG
- the trpC gene encoding indole-3-glycerol phosphate synthase TrpC: MKIRRRPEQPPVAVGPLQFQLQGADVEPGNILEKIVWAKEQELDRWRERLPLAKLRARTASAPEVRNFLGALRRSPHPVAVIAEVKKASPSRGVLRSDFDPVALAQAYTRGGADAISVLTDEAFFQGSFTNLSRIREQVPLPLLCKEFILGPYQIYLARAHGADAVLLIAAILSDTDLAYLMRVADQLGMAALVEVHDLEELDRVLALEGVALVGINNRNLLDFEVHLETTETLLTERGERLAEWGITVVSESGIYQGADLARVRKAGARAVLVGESLLREADPAQAVGRLVEGV; encoded by the coding sequence GTGAAGATTCGTCGCCGTCCCGAACAGCCGCCGGTCGCCGTGGGTCCGCTGCAGTTTCAGCTGCAGGGTGCCGATGTCGAACCGGGCAACATCCTCGAAAAAATTGTCTGGGCCAAAGAGCAGGAACTGGACCGCTGGCGAGAGCGCTTGCCCCTTGCCAAGCTGCGGGCCCGCACCGCAAGCGCCCCGGAGGTGCGCAATTTTTTGGGTGCGCTGCGCCGATCTCCCCATCCGGTCGCCGTGATCGCCGAGGTCAAAAAAGCCTCCCCGAGCCGTGGAGTGCTCAGAAGCGATTTTGATCCGGTGGCCCTTGCCCAGGCTTACACCCGCGGCGGTGCGGACGCCATCTCCGTGCTCACCGACGAAGCCTTTTTTCAAGGCAGTTTCACCAACCTCAGCCGTATCCGTGAGCAGGTGCCGCTGCCTTTGCTGTGCAAAGAATTTATCCTCGGCCCTTACCAGATTTATCTGGCCCGCGCCCACGGGGCCGACGCCGTATTGCTGATCGCCGCCATTTTGAGCGATACCGACCTGGCCTACTTGATGCGGGTGGCCGACCAGCTGGGGATGGCAGCCCTGGTCGAAGTGCACGATCTCGAAGAACTCGACCGCGTTCTGGCTCTGGAAGGAGTGGCGCTGGTGGGCATCAACAACCGCAACCTGCTCGACTTCGAAGTGCACCTGGAGACTACCGAAACGCTTCTGACCGAGCGGGGCGAACGGCTCGCCGAGTGGGGCATCACCGTGGTGAGCGAATCGGGCATTTACCAGGGTGCGGATCTGGCGCGCGTGCGCAAGGCGGGGGCGCGCGCGGTGCTGGTCGGTGAATCTCTATTGCGCGAAGCGGACCCGGCCCAGGCCGTCGGTCGGCTGGTGGAGGGCGTATGA
- a CDS encoding (2Fe-2S) ferredoxin domain-containing protein, producing MGELRTLEGEVTAYLPGKRGLVNRCTLATPEGEIVVKFPKEWAYRVTQTIVVGERVQVRGKLKFDDDGETYLKATVLLHLKATVNAAQPLTVPLPVPPNLPEPANSPEAASPTLPKTRVLVCESSDCCKRGARKLIRNLEEAVERYGLADRVQIRTTGCMKHCKQGPNLMITPAKTRHTYVDPAQAQELLLRELLPKLE from the coding sequence ATGGGCGAACTGCGAACGCTCGAAGGGGAAGTGACGGCCTACCTGCCCGGCAAGCGGGGCCTGGTGAACCGCTGCACCCTGGCGACACCCGAAGGGGAGATTGTCGTGAAGTTTCCAAAAGAATGGGCCTACCGCGTGACCCAGACCATCGTCGTGGGCGAGCGGGTGCAGGTGCGCGGCAAGCTCAAATTCGACGACGACGGCGAGACGTATCTTAAAGCGACGGTGCTGTTGCACCTGAAGGCGACGGTGAATGCCGCCCAACCGCTCACTGTACCGCTACCCGTCCCCCCGAACCTCCCCGAACCGGCCAACTCCCCCGAAGCAGCGTCCCCGACTTTGCCCAAGACCCGCGTGCTGGTCTGCGAGAGTTCCGACTGCTGCAAGCGCGGTGCGCGCAAGCTCATCCGCAATCTCGAAGAAGCGGTCGAGCGCTACGGCCTCGCAGACCGCGTCCAAATTCGCACCACCGGCTGTATGAAGCATTGCAAGCAGGGACCGAATCTGATGATTACCCCTGCGAAGACCCGCCACACCTACGTCGATCCCGCGCAGGCACAGGAACTGCTGCTGCGCGAATTGCTTCCTAAACTGGAGTAG
- a CDS encoding glycosyltransferase — MQTALVWSALVLFVLALHLIPTGASVVWLAAGLTGLYAVRVLFALSPRPKSDPAYRPRVSVLVAAKNEQAVAAQLVAMLRRLDYPDFEVWIADDGSTDRTYQRLLEAGRGWQALHLVRRIPERSRPGKSAVLNELRERATGDILVVFDADARVEPDFLSRTVPLFAVSSVGALQVRKRVHNADFNFWTRGQSAEMLLDAFYQQQRAAIGGTAELRGNGQLVRAAALEAVGGWNEATVTDDLDLTLRLHLGGWQIAFASDPCVDEEGVTTWSALWRQRSRWAEGGFQRYLDYAPRLFGGAMGTTKTVDQLIFCTIQYLMPVAAVLDLLFAFQRGAAPLLTPLVLVATVFTVCGFYFGQRERGVQVGRAMLETLAGTIYFLHWFPVILVKLARTALEPKKLVWVKTAHQGEYGTADFKP; from the coding sequence GTGCAAACCGCGCTGGTCTGGTCTGCGCTGGTACTTTTTGTACTCGCTTTGCACCTGATCCCCACCGGGGCGTCGGTAGTGTGGCTTGCAGCAGGACTGACGGGTCTGTACGCTGTGCGGGTGCTCTTTGCCCTCAGCCCACGGCCCAAGAGCGATCCTGCCTACCGGCCGCGGGTCTCGGTGCTGGTGGCGGCCAAAAACGAGCAGGCGGTCGCCGCCCAACTGGTAGCCATGCTGCGCAGGCTCGACTATCCCGACTTTGAAGTCTGGATTGCCGATGACGGCAGCACCGACCGCACTTACCAGCGCCTCCTTGAAGCGGGCCGGGGCTGGCAGGCGCTGCATCTGGTGCGGCGCATCCCCGAGCGCAGCCGACCCGGCAAATCCGCGGTGCTCAACGAGTTGCGCGAGCGCGCCACCGGCGACATTCTGGTGGTCTTCGACGCCGACGCCCGGGTCGAGCCGGATTTTTTGAGCCGCACGGTGCCGCTGTTCGCCGTTTCAAGCGTCGGGGCCTTGCAGGTGCGCAAGCGCGTCCACAATGCCGATTTTAACTTCTGGACCCGCGGCCAGTCGGCGGAGATGCTGCTCGATGCCTTTTACCAGCAGCAGCGCGCCGCCATCGGCGGCACCGCCGAATTGCGCGGCAACGGCCAGCTTGTCCGCGCCGCCGCCCTGGAAGCGGTAGGCGGCTGGAACGAAGCGACCGTCACCGACGATCTCGATCTCACCTTGCGGCTGCATCTGGGCGGCTGGCAGATCGCCTTTGCAAGCGACCCGTGCGTCGATGAGGAAGGCGTGACCACCTGGTCGGCGCTCTGGCGGCAGCGATCCCGCTGGGCCGAAGGCGGCTTCCAGCGCTACCTCGACTATGCCCCGCGGCTGTTCGGGGGGGCCATGGGCACGACCAAAACCGTCGACCAATTGATCTTTTGCACGATCCAGTACCTGATGCCGGTGGCGGCAGTACTTGATCTGCTTTTTGCGTTCCAGCGCGGCGCTGCGCCGCTGCTCACACCCTTGGTTCTGGTGGCGACTGTGTTTACTGTCTGCGGATTTTACTTCGGCCAGCGCGAGCGGGGAGTGCAAGTGGGCAGAGCAATGCTCGAAACGCTGGCGGGCACGATCTACTTTCTGCACTGGTTTCCAGTCATCCTGGTGAAACTGGCCCGCACGGCGCTTGAACCCAAAAAACTCGTCTGGGTCAAGACCGCCCACCAGGGCGAATACGGGACGGCCGACTTCAAGCCGTAG
- a CDS encoding TIGR02652 family protein, whose protein sequence is MYQPVNYNPIFGPEIRCPHCRQWVAALTLTDTYLCQRHGAFEADPETETLVHLQSGRRWRLWEDNWYRQHTHPDGIRFEIHEELDRLHTQGYRATRVVVAERYRELISTFLERTTFGRSEDARHRLYGLPVEFSGAADQDGRWSVINFELVKEPGPPLKYPYFRLFD, encoded by the coding sequence ATGTATCAGCCAGTCAATTACAACCCCATCTTTGGCCCTGAGATCCGCTGTCCCCATTGCAGGCAGTGGGTCGCGGCGCTGACGCTGACGGACACCTATCTGTGCCAGCGCCACGGAGCTTTTGAGGCCGACCCCGAGACCGAGACGCTGGTGCATCTGCAGTCCGGGCGGCGCTGGCGCCTGTGGGAAGACAATTGGTACCGCCAGCACACCCACCCCGACGGCATCCGCTTCGAAATTCACGAAGAACTCGATCGTCTACACACCCAGGGCTATCGGGCCACGCGGGTGGTGGTGGCCGAGCGCTACCGCGAGCTGATCAGCACGTTTCTGGAGCGCACCACCTTCGGCCGCAGCGAGGACGCCCGCCACCGCCTCTACGGCCTGCCGGTCGAATTCAGCGGTGCTGCGGACCAAGACGGCCGCTGGTCGGTGATCAATTTCGAACTGGTCAAAGAGCCGGGTCCGCCCCTCAAATACCCGTACTTTCGTCTATTCGATTGA
- a CDS encoding transposase: protein MLKPGQSLWFKGAKLVKRKPFGPVNIAGKLGFQPGKKEAYCEPWWLLTNLSTPQEAITWYRCRWGIEEMFRDCKSGGYNLEKLRVQPKRFKRMLMVLAMAMSLSVMHGKQLKRQGLQKYVSRVAEPGRVVKRRSTFRVGLQSEVWSQGMERCRQLVEKLMSLRRRWLKQYRQGQRALMLRRVCKLNCVSGRSKESTILSQAGGADDHPQRDS from the coding sequence GTGCTGAAGCCCGGCCAGTCTCTGTGGTTCAAAGGAGCAAAACTGGTCAAGCGCAAGCCGTTTGGGCCTGTAAACATCGCCGGGAAACTCGGATTCCAGCCAGGCAAAAAAGAGGCTTATTGTGAGCCCTGGTGGCTGTTGACTAATTTGTCGACACCGCAAGAGGCCATCACTTGGTATCGTTGCCGCTGGGGCATCGAGGAGATGTTCCGCGACTGTAAAAGTGGCGGGTACAATCTGGAGAAATTGCGTGTCCAGCCAAAGCGATTCAAGCGGATGCTGATGGTGCTTGCGATGGCGATGAGTTTGTCTGTGATGCACGGCAAGCAACTGAAGCGTCAGGGATTGCAAAAGTACGTGTCACGGGTAGCGGAGCCAGGTAGAGTGGTCAAACGGCGAAGCACATTTCGAGTCGGTCTACAAAGTGAAGTCTGGTCCCAAGGGATGGAGCGATGTCGCCAATTGGTGGAAAAGCTGATGAGCTTGCGGCGCAGATGGCTGAAACAATATCGTCAGGGTCAACGGGCTCTGATGCTTCGGCGGGTCTGTAAACTAAATTGTGTAAGTGGTCGCAGCAAAGAAAGTACAATACTCTCTCAGGCAGGAGGAGCTGATGACCATCCGCAAAGAGATTCTTGA
- a CDS encoding dihydrolipoamide acetyltransferase family protein has protein sequence MIREVTMPALSSTMTEGKIVTWKKQEGDAVSRSDILLVVESDKADMDVESFDEGILANILVSDGGSAPVGSVIALIAETEAEVAEAKKRPPSGTAAAPPATVPTPAPAPSAPAPVAAATTPVSSGSNGGRIVASPNARRLAEQLGVDLASITGSGPGGRIVGEDVERAAAGAKAPAPAPAAKPASAPAPLPAAAASGQPVAFSALQQAVNRNMEAALAIPAFRVGYTITTDAFDELHKSVKSKGVTVTTMLVKAVAITLAKHPLLFAAYTESGLRYHSAVNVAVAVAMEEGGLITPVLRAADSKDLYTLAREWKDLVERARLKKLQPEEYTSGNFTLSNLGMFGVDRFDAIVPPGTSAILAIGAAKPTVVVTEAGHIAIQKQMQVNLSGDHRVFYGTDGARFLQDLAKLIEQSPQQLTL, from the coding sequence ATGATACGCGAAGTCACGATGCCCGCCCTGTCCTCGACGATGACCGAGGGCAAGATCGTCACCTGGAAGAAGCAGGAGGGAGATGCGGTCAGCCGCAGCGACATCCTGCTGGTCGTCGAGTCCGACAAGGCGGACATGGATGTCGAGTCTTTTGACGAGGGCATCCTCGCGAACATCCTGGTAAGCGACGGCGGCAGCGCCCCGGTAGGCTCGGTGATCGCCCTGATTGCCGAGACCGAGGCGGAGGTGGCAGAGGCAAAAAAACGGCCCCCAAGCGGCACTGCCGCCGCACCACCTGCGACGGTTCCCACCCCGGCACCGGCGCCGAGTGCTCCTGCCCCGGTGGCGGCCGCCACAACTCCAGTCTCCTCCGGCAGCAACGGCGGCCGGATCGTCGCTTCTCCCAACGCCCGCCGCCTCGCTGAACAACTGGGGGTGGATCTGGCGAGCATCACGGGCAGCGGTCCCGGTGGCCGGATCGTGGGTGAAGATGTCGAGCGCGCTGCGGCAGGCGCCAAGGCTCCGGCCCCCGCCCCCGCCGCCAAACCGGCGTCCGCCCCTGCCCCGCTCCCGGCTGCGGCGGCGAGCGGTCAGCCGGTGGCCTTCAGCGCCCTGCAGCAGGCGGTCAACCGTAACATGGAAGCGGCCCTGGCCATCCCGGCTTTTCGGGTCGGTTATACGATCACGACCGATGCTTTCGACGAACTGCACAAGTCGGTCAAATCGAAGGGCGTGACGGTGACCACGATGCTGGTGAAGGCCGTGGCCATTACCCTCGCCAAGCACCCGCTGCTGTTTGCCGCCTACACCGAATCCGGCCTCCGCTACCATTCGGCGGTCAATGTCGCAGTGGCGGTGGCGATGGAGGAGGGGGGGCTGATCACCCCGGTGCTGCGCGCCGCCGACAGCAAAGATCTCTATACCCTGGCGCGCGAGTGGAAAGATCTGGTGGAGCGCGCCCGCCTCAAGAAGCTGCAGCCGGAGGAGTACACGAGCGGCAACTTCACCCTGTCGAATCTGGGCATGTTCGGGGTCGACCGCTTCGATGCCATTGTGCCCCCCGGCACCAGCGCCATTCTGGCTATCGGTGCCGCCAAACCGACGGTGGTAGTTACCGAGGCGGGCCACATCGCCATTCAAAAACAGATGCAAGTCAACTTGAGCGGCGACCACCGGGTCTTCTACGGCACCGACGGGGCGCGCTTCCTGCAGGATCTGGCCAAGCTCATCGAGCAATCGCCGCAGCAGTTGACGCTTTGA
- the hisS gene encoding histidine--tRNA ligase: MGELGTMGGTRDFLPDEMIRREYVIDTLKTIFRKYGFEPLETPAIERWETLAGKYGEEGEKLIYHVVSSGSLGTLKAGERTEHALRYDLTVPLARVVGMYGDQMVADPADPKKQTRRLPRPFKRYQIQPVWRGDRPGEGRYREFHQCDADVVGSTSPLVETELIALTVEAFKALGFADFTVKINHRQLLKGLIEQAGIAPTKEATVLTSIDKLDKLPPEKVRLELAGKGLNADQLDALFQVIALEGTSEQVLEGARSLLAGSEAAQRGIGELTKLLHYLEALGVDSAYYRIDLALARGLDYYTGTIFETVSAAKVGSVGAGGRYDRLIYDLSGGKADLPACGTSFGLDRILAAMDQLGLFASLRRAGEVLVLHFGDPGVSQVCFELVRGLREAGVRAELGYHEEPFTPNGMRQQLGYANEKGFAYAVIVGPDEMAQGQAALRDLTTRRQEKIPLATAGQLIAGRLRS, from the coding sequence ATGGGCGAACTGGGGACGATGGGCGGCACGCGCGATTTCTTGCCCGACGAGATGATCCGCCGTGAATATGTCATCGATACTCTCAAAACCATCTTTCGCAAGTACGGCTTCGAACCGCTGGAGACGCCCGCGATCGAGCGCTGGGAGACCCTGGCGGGCAAGTACGGCGAGGAGGGCGAAAAGCTCATCTACCACGTGGTGAGCAGCGGTTCGCTGGGTACCCTTAAGGCCGGCGAGCGCACCGAACACGCCCTGCGCTATGACTTGACGGTGCCGCTCGCGCGGGTGGTGGGCATGTACGGCGACCAGATGGTGGCCGACCCGGCCGATCCCAAAAAGCAAACCCGCCGCCTGCCCCGTCCCTTCAAGCGCTATCAAATCCAGCCGGTCTGGCGCGGGGATCGCCCCGGCGAGGGCCGCTATCGGGAGTTTCACCAGTGCGACGCCGACGTGGTCGGATCGACCAGCCCGCTGGTGGAGACGGAGCTGATTGCTCTGACGGTCGAAGCGTTCAAGGCCCTGGGCTTTGCCGATTTCACCGTCAAGATCAACCACCGCCAACTGCTGAAGGGGCTCATCGAGCAAGCTGGGATCGCACCGACTAAAGAAGCGACGGTGCTCACCTCTATCGACAAGCTCGACAAACTGCCGCCGGAGAAAGTGCGCCTCGAACTGGCCGGCAAGGGCCTGAATGCCGACCAGCTCGACGCCCTCTTCCAGGTCATTGCCCTGGAAGGTACCTCTGAGCAAGTGCTGGAGGGCGCCCGTTCGCTGCTGGCTGGTTCCGAAGCCGCCCAGCGGGGGATCGGCGAACTGACAAAGCTGCTGCATTATCTGGAGGCGCTCGGGGTGGATAGTGCCTACTACCGCATCGACCTTGCCCTGGCGCGCGGTCTTGATTACTACACCGGCACCATCTTCGAGACGGTGAGCGCCGCGAAGGTGGGTTCGGTCGGGGCGGGAGGCCGCTACGACCGGCTCATCTACGATCTGTCCGGCGGCAAGGCGGATCTGCCTGCCTGCGGTACCTCCTTCGGGCTCGACCGCATCCTGGCGGCTATGGACCAGCTCGGACTTTTTGCCAGCCTCCGCCGCGCCGGCGAGGTGCTGGTGCTGCACTTTGGCGATCCGGGCGTCTCGCAGGTGTGCTTCGAACTGGTGCGGGGACTGCGCGAGGCGGGGGTGCGCGCCGAATTGGGCTACCACGAGGAGCCTTTCACCCCAAACGGCATGCGCCAGCAGCTGGGCTACGCCAACGAAAAAGGCTTCGCCTACGCGGTGATCGTCGGTCCCGACGAGATGGCCCAGGGCCAGGCCGCCCTTCGGGATTTGACCACCCGCCGCCAGGAGAAAATTCCGCTTGCGACGGCAGGACAGCTGATCGCCGGGCGTCTGCGCTCCTGA